The genome window AGCGGCCACGGCCACTTCGATATGGGTTCGTACGACAGCTACCTGAGCGGCAACTTGGTGGACGCCGAACTGGATGAAGAAGCCTTGCGCATCGCCGAGGAAGCGATCCCGAAGGTCTGACGAATCCCCTGAGTAACCTCGCTTTAATCAGAACGCCCGGTGGCAACACCGGGCGTTTTCCTTTTAGCCCTTCTGACCGTAGTAGGCGGAATCGCCGTGCTTGCGCAAGAAGTGCTTATCGAGCAAGTGCTGCTTGATGAACGCGTGTTGCGGATCCAACTGAAGCGTGTGCAACGCCAGCCGTGCCACCTCTTCCAGTACGACCGCGTGCTCAACCGCGTCCGCCACGGTGCGGCCCCATGCGAAAGGCCCGTGGTCGGCGACGAGGGCCGCCGGACACTGCAGTGGGGCAGTACCATCAAAGGTTCGCACGATACTTTCGCCGATGTGGCGTTCGTAGTCTTCGGCTACTTCTTCTTCGGTCAACTGCGCGGTAACAGGAATTTCGCCGTAGAAGTAATCCGCGTGCGTTGTGCCCATGCATGGGATAGGACGATGGGCTTGCGCCCAGCACGTCGCGAAATGGGAATGCGTGTGGGCGACGCCGCCCACTTCCTTGAAGGCTTTGTATAGCGCGATGTGAATCGGCGTATCCACGGAGGGCTTTAATCGGCCTTCCACCTGCTTGCCATCCAGGTCAACCACGACCATATCGCCGGCCTGCATAGCAGCGTACGAGACACCGCTTGGTTTAATGACGATCATACCGGAGGCTCGGTCGATTGCGCTGGCATTTCCGAAGGTGCGCAT of Candidatus Hydrogenedentota bacterium contains these proteins:
- the araD gene encoding L-ribulose-5-phosphate 4-epimerase AraD is translated as MESLKQEVLEANLALVEAGLVMRTFGNASAIDRASGMIVIKPSGVSYAAMQAGDMVVVDLDGKQVEGRLKPSVDTPIHIALYKAFKEVGGVAHTHSHFATCWAQAHRPIPCMGTTHADYFYGEIPVTAQLTEEEVAEDYERHIGESIVRTFDGTAPLQCPAALVADHGPFAWGRTVADAVEHAVVLEEVARLALHTLQLDPQHAFIKQHLLDKHFLRKHGDSAYYGQKG